A stretch of DNA from Besnoitia besnoiti strain Bb-Ger1 chromosome II, whole genome shotgun sequence:
TTTTTGAGTCGCCTTTGCTTTCTCGTGTCTCATCTTGTCTTCTCTTTTGCGCATCGGCTGATCAGCCGAGAActtttcttttctgtctgcTTTCGCGTCGGCTTCTGGCTGtcgctcgtcctcgtctccaTACTGAAGTCTTTTTTTAAATCAAAGCTTTTTCTCTCGGTCTGTCGGGGGGTTTGCCTCGTAAGCTCGCCGACAGTTCGGCTTCCACGatttttcttttccttcgTGGCGACTGTTGTTCACCCTGTTCACTGCGCCCTTTTCGGTTCCCGAACAAATCAAAGCGGTTCGCATCTGAGTCTGGTCGCTTCAAGTCTTCTCGCACTCCAGCGACTCGTTTCCTGTTGGTCTCTTTTGTCCGACGCGGCTCCCTCAGGGTGCTCGCGACTCTGGTGACACTTCTCGAGACTCGCTTCTCCCACGGGCACAactctctgtctccgttACGTCTGCGGTTCCTTCGCTCTCGTGGCGTgccgctttcctctctcagTCTCCCTGTTTTTCTAAGTGACGTTTCCTCTGCTCTGCGCCCCTGGCGCCGGACATGCTGATCTGGTCGCCGCTGCAAGCGCTTTTTGTTCGGCTTCGTTTCCCTGCTTTGCCTTTGCGCTCTGTCTTCCGCTTTCCGCAGTCGCGGCTCTTCCGTCTTGTCTCGCGTCGCATGCGCCGTTGCGCTTTTACTGCCGTGCGCTGCGTCGTTTACTACCTTGCGCTGCTACGCACCCGTTTCACGCGTGGGAGCTTCtcagagacacgcagaggccttgcgctttctgttttttccgctttcGCGACCGCCGCACCAGTGCTCCTGTCTGGCTAGGCTTAGGCAGGCATCGTCTCAAGGTAGCTGGTCACGACGCCTCACTGAGGAATAGGAGAGGGAGCTAGATTTCAAAAATCTACATCATCAGTCCAGAGTTTGCCGCAATCGGCGAACTCTTTTTCTCTACTCCACTTCACTTTTTCTTTGGAACACAGGTGCTGCAAGGCGAGAAACCTTAGCGGCACTAGACTAAATTGACTGTAAATTGTCAATTTTGATTATACAAAAAAGACAGGAGGTCCCCGTCAGTTCCTTTGAGCTTCACTCTCAAGGCGAGACAGCGGTGCCTAGAAAAGGGTGTCAGAAGCGGGGAAACGCGTGCGTCGTTTGGGCGCCTTCGGCTTCCTCTTAGACATAGGAAGAAAACCACCCGGCTCAGGGTTTGCCTATCAGCTACGCTGGGACGCCTTGTAAAGTTCGTCAGAGTCTGTCGCGCTTGTGACTcgagcagcgcaggcgcgcagaagggGGCGCAGAGGGTCGCGCGCACGGCCTCCCGCCGCATGCGATTGATTTAGAGAGAATCGCAACTCTTTCCCAGAGAAAAGATTGAAAAATGCGAATCACCACAAAACCGAAAcaccgcagcgcgagctgaAGGTTCGCAGCCAAACTGACAGCCCGTGCGCAACTATAGGcagatacacatatataaacAATGTAATATGCGCATGTGCACACATATGcgtatacataaatatatatgtatacagatggagcgagagagagaatgATTTCTGAGACCTCGTTTGCTGCGCGTCCAGCCCAGCAGTCAACCGTTTTCTTAGCGTCTCTCGTCGTGTGAAGAGCTTTCCGTCGTTGTTCTTCCCCCCTCAGCTTCTGCCGCAACTTGCTCTTCGCAGAAGCGTCCACGCACGTCCCTCTGCAATCAAGTCTAGAAAGggctacatatatatatatatatatatatatatatataattgGAGAAGCAGTCGGTGCACAATGCATTCCAAGCCAAGGAGAGAATTCCTCTCGACGATCCCTGCACGCACCGCGTCCATGCTCTCACGTGACTcatctacatatatacatataggtatatatatatggatatataaGTATACCCATATATCAATATGTcagcatatatgtatagcgGTCTGTCTACGAAGTGCCTTTGCAcgtgtatataaatatatatatccatatatatgtatttaggTATATATGTCTGTCTGCGGAGTGCGTCTGCAGAGCTTTGCTCAGGTTTCTTTTCCCTCGCGTTGCATTTTGAGGCGATACCACTTGTTGAAGAGGCGCGTGTGTCGCGGaacctcttcgtcttcggcgaGGGGGCTTGTTCGCATCTgtccctcctcgtctttccAAGTCATCCAGCGAAACTGATTGAAGAGCTCGCGATCCTTCTCCACGGTCAGGTGCTTGTTGTTCCATCGGTGCAGCCTCcactctttcttctccgaCGAGAGCTTGACGCCGTACTTGGAGCGCTTCCGCTCGCGGTTTTTCACCGGCAGCAAGTCGCCCACGCCGCGCACTGCTTTGTAGTTGCTAAACGCAAAAACCGCACGCACAAGCAATCATTAGGGTTTAGGTCACACTGCACGCAGCTCAAGAAGGCATAGACAGGTATACACATTTAAATATGAAAACATatagagggagaggagaacgGCGGCGGATGCATGATGCAGAGGGTGACACGTGTGCCCTCTTCGGTCGCAGATCTGCCTCCACACCTGCAGAGACAAggacgcgacggccgcgcgggctGTGAGGAGGCCTTTCGAGCACACGCGCACGAAGTTGTGCCTTTCCAgactcgcgccgcgcagcattTTTCACAAAACAAATATCAAAAAATCTTACAAAGATGCATAGATGCTTTACTAAAATCGAAAGGATCTGCGGCAGCTCCGGGCGCGACGCCTTGGCATTCCAGAGTAGGACTCTCACGCCGCCGCACCAACacagcctcctcgcgcccgcagaaACCTCTGCTTGCGCAAACGGCAAAAAAAAGCGTTTTCCCAAGCCGTACACCTAGGCGCATCTAGGAGCAAGTGCGGACGACTGAAAAAGTGAGGAGtaggagggaggagacatCTGTAGAAGTGTGCGAGATCtgtgcgacggcggcgcggcatccgcgccgccgtcgcacaGATCAACAGACGCTGTCGGATGGCGAGTACTTTCTGCAGCCTTACCAGCCGGGGACGTCCTTgcatctgccgccgcgcaccaGAACGACGGAGTGGACGTTCAAGTTGTGTCCGATACCCGGAATGTAGACGAGGACGGTGCGGCCTGTGCTGAGGCGAACGCGTGCGACTTTGCGCAGACCTGAGTTCGGCTTGCGAGGCGTTTGCACGCGTACCTGCGGAaagacgcacgcgaggcagacgcgaggcaAGCGAAAAAATGAGGCTCCACGCGAAGTGCActcacacatacacacacctATGCGACTACATACATACaagcatacatatacatacatggatagatagacatagagatagatacagataaatacagatacagatatgtatagatagatagatagatagatagatagatagatagatagatagatagatagatagatagatagatagatagatagatagatagatagatagatagatagccagagaaatatacatatatatagacaggTAGATAGATGTGAACGTGGGTAGAAATATATAGGTACGTATAGCTGTGTATCCCGCGTAGTCACAGATGctggagggagaggagggcgagagagcgaaggaagaagcgaggagcggacggcgaagcacagagaggaaagagagagatATCAACTGGAGAGCCCGGTCGGGACGACAGTCCGAGAGAAAACTTCAGAACGAAAAACAAGATACCTGCGCACGAACGAGGTAGGCACAGGAAAGGGAGACAACGGCTGAAGAAAATGAagcgcgcgcttcttccgcgcgagaagagcggcAAAGAGAAAGACGCAAAACAAACTTGAGATGCGAGCAAAGGGGCGTGGACCGTATCTACTGAATCGCTcggcagaagaaaaaacgcagcTACGCCGTTTGCAGATTCTGATGCTTGGTGTCTCTACTTCTCGCCCACCTTGACGCAGATGcctttcttctgcggcgcgccttccagCCACTTGCTGcgaacgcagagaggagaaagagaaaataagcgcggaagagaagaaggcacgCGAGAGGAACGAGGGGGAAAGGCCCGGAACGGGGACATCCCAACGCACAAAGAAAAAACTGCGAATGATCCTGTcggctctgcgtcttcggcgtGCTCGAGTCCGCTTGGTCATCCCTAGAAgccgcttctctccctgtgcgtcgctgcgctctcCTTGCGCGAACCGCCGGTCgccctctccgtcttctccctcccaCTCTCTCCCTGAGTGTCTCTGCGTTCGTTCGCGTCTGGACTTCCGGCTGCGCGCCAGtttcgcgcgcagccgcgcccgcgcttcctcctcaccTGCGCATGTTTGGCGGCTTCAGCTTGGGCACCTGCAGCGGCCGGCGCTTGTAGAACAGTCTGCCGCTGATGCTGCGCGTCGAGAAGCTGCGGACGAGGGGGGTCAGgcagggcagcagcggcgccgcggagagcgga
This window harbors:
- a CDS encoding putative 30S ribosomal protein S12 (encoded by transcript BESB_040320), whose product is MRLQRLVSSLSRLGGELLRPAATRATVFSRSASAASPPCGLRAVSSSRLQALRAAPAVSRASFGATAARRATMPCSLLSPEPCPRPSQLSLSPLSARAPAAPLRLAAAQACPRLSRPSAARSGAPPAAACAPRVSPLSAAPLLPCLTPLVRSFSTRSISGRLFYKRRPLQVPKLKPPNMRSKWLEGAPQKKGICVKVRVQTPRKPNSGLRKVARVRLSTGRTVLVYIPGIGHNLNVHSVVLVRGGRCKDVPGCNYKAVRGVGDLLPVKNRERKRSKYGVKLSSEKKEWRLHRWNNKHLTVEKDRELFNQFRWMTWKDEEGQMRTSPLAEDEEVPRHTRLFNKWYRLKMQREGKET